In Pseudomonadota bacterium, the genomic window CTGATATCAGGAATCCATAACAAGTCGAAATTGAGGCCAAAATTCTGTATACGGGGCATGCTGTAATTTATTCTTCCCATCCACAGAGGAATTTTTACATCATCAGGATTCTGGAAAAACAAATTAAAGGAGCTATCCGGCGGATTGATAACATCATTCAGGGTTTCAAGCAGACCCTCGCCCCAGGAAACAATCTGTCTGCCAGGACGGAAAAAACCGTCACCAAATTGGCCTGTATAAACAAAATCGATAAAAGCTTCTCTTAAATCCTGCTCAAACCTGATGTCATCCAGATCATAATCGAATCTTGAGCCGCCTATATCATCTGCAATATCATATCTGTGTGCAGCAAGATCAAAGATCGAATCATAGGCACCCCTGAAGGTTAAATGAACTTTTTCCACTCTGAAGGCACCCAATTTTACATCAGGATAAACATCAATATCAAATTTTAATGTATTTCTCTGCTGAATCCCGTAAGCTTCATCAAAAAAGCCGTACTGCATACCATTTGTATCCCTAACAACAATGTTTGATTCAAATGTACCGTGAAAACTGCTTGTCATTTCCGCAACAGCTTTTGAAGAAAAAAACCCCGATATCGCTGTAACGAAAAGCAAACATAATACCGTTTTGCCCCATCTTCTCCTACTCATATCTTTCCTCCTAAAAATTAATGTTTAAAAAAGATACAGCCCTTTCCCAGTTTAATCTGTAATTCTCACCTCCTTTATTATAATATATTTTAAGAGTGATAATTTTAAACTTTTCAAAGCAACAGTTTTAAACTATTATACTTTTTCTTTTAATTTGACGCCTTATTTAAGATTTGATAATTTTATATATAAAAGGCTGCAATTGCTGAGAACAAAGATAAAAGGGTTAGTACCCTTAATCGAATATTGTAGGTAACAGTAAATGATTTGACACCACAATATGATGGTGTCATGGGCATAAATTCATTTAAACGTATTATACTGAAAATATTGTTCGACAATATTTCATAAGATTGTGTTGGAAAAAATTACCGTTGTTTTTACATAAAATGTTGAAGTAATAAAAATTCCCGATAAATTAAGACAGGGTTTTGCTTCGTAACTATTATTTCATGCTTTATCAAGGTCAAGATATGTCCTCTGAAAATTTTTTACGCTATAAAACACTTGGTCAGCTTATCAAAGATTATCGTCAATTGCGCAAGCTAAGTCAAGAAGAGTTTGCTGACCCAATAAAGGTAAGTGTCAGGCAACTGCGAAGATGGGAGGCCGGACTCTCTCATGCTTCTGTAGAGAACCTTCAAGACATTGCCAATTATACAGGAATACCCATGGAAGCATGTATTTCACTTAATGCAGATAATCCGATTTGGTATTCGCTGCAAAAAAAGCGGGTTGCGTATACATTGATTGAAGCGGAATTCATAAGAATCAATGAGGTGTTGAAAAGATATATGCAATCCGGGCAAGATACATTCCTGGAAAATGAACAGGTTATAACGGAAAAGCATATTGATATGATTATTTCATATCATAACGATGCTTATGGTATAAAAAAGCCATTGTCAAAAAATGTCTTCACAAAGGCTATAAACATGTTGCCTGATGTAAATCGTATTATAATAGACAATTGGGGTAGCATGGCAGGCTATGTTATTTGTCTTCCCATAAAAATTGATGCTTATCAGGAACTTAAAAAGCAAAAGGTTCTCGAAGACTATCTAACATCTGAAAAAATCAATGATATATTAACAATAGGTAAAGGAGTTTTTTTTCATTATTCCATTTTTTCAGCAAGTTTAAGCGTTGCATATCCGATGATGGTGAAAAATATAAAATATCTTTCTGAAATAAAACAAAAAAAAGAGTATCTTACGGCTTTTCATACTGCCACTGTAAAAGGAGAAGAGTATTTCGAAGATATGGGTATGAAAAGTGCGTGGAAAGCTGCTGATAATGATCATACAGATATAAATAGTATGCCACAAATCTTTGATATTGAATTGGATATTCTTATTAATAAGTTTAGCAGCTATATTAATCCCATAACCGTTGATAATCCTATAACCGTTGATGCTTTAAGCCCGTATAATAAATCTAAAAATAATATAGATAAAATTAAGTGTCCTAATTCCGGATGTGAAACACATGATAATACGACAGATGGCAATATTATTTGCAACGGAACGTATTACACAAAACAGGGAGAGCAAAGGCATAGATTTAAATGTAAAAAATGTGGCATATCTTTCAGCAGCAAAGCGGGGACCATTTTTTACGGTCTTAGATCTCCGGAAGAAAAAATTATGAAGGCCCTTAGTCTTCTGATTAAGGGGATGTCACTTACAAATGTAGCGAACGTCATGAATGTTAAATTCGACACTGTTCGACGTTGGCTGAGAGTTGCTGCTGAACAGAGAGGCAAAATTGATGCAATGCTTATTGAAAAGCTAAATGTTTCTCAGGCTGAATTGGATACCTTATGGACTTATATCAGCGAGAATTCCCTTCGTAAAAGAGCGAGCCATTGGGAAAAAAAATATAACAATAATTAATATAATAAGGAGTATAAAGCTGATGGGGCTTTTAAAAATAGATAAAAGTAAATGTAAACAGGACGGGCTTTGTGCAAAAGACTGCATGACTGCGATTATAAGAATCCCTGAAGGCGGTGGCTTTCCATATATACCTGATAATATGGAAAGTATGTGCCGAGTTTGTGGCCATTGTGTGGCTGTATGTCCCCACGGGGCTTTAAGCCATGAACTCGTACCACTCGAAAAATCTCCGGCTATAAAAGATGAACTTAAAATCAATCAGGATCAGGCTGTGCAGTTTTTGCGGACTCGACGTTCTATCCGGTTTTATCATGACAAAGGTGTTGAAAAAGAAAAGATCCAAAAACTTATTGAAACTGCCCGCTATGCCCCTACCGCAAGCAACAGCCAATTGGTGGAATGGATAGTTATAAGCGATAAATCAAAAATACATACTCTTGCCGCCAAAACAACTGAATGGTTAAGGCAGTTGCTAAAAGACGACCCGGCTATAGCAAAAGCAAGCCCTTATCTGTATCAGGTTATTGCAGCCTGGGATGGCGGTTATGATCCGATCTTAAGAAAAGCGCCGACAGTACTTGTGGCATCAGCGCCCAAAGAAGCATTGGGAGGTGCAACGGATGTGGTTTTGGCTCTTTCATATCTTGAATTGCTGGCTCCTGTAATGGAACTTGGAACATGCTGGGCCGGATTATTAAACGGAGCGCTTACTGCCTTGCCTTCTTTAAAGGAATATATTGGTTTACCCAAAAAACATCCGCATCACTTTCCTTTGATGATAGGATACCCAAAGGCAAAATATTACAGACTGCCTGAACGAAAGCAGCCCAGGATCACTTATATATAAACAATAGGATACATTGTGAATAAAATTTTAGTTGCAGGTGCAACAGGCAATACCGGAAGTGAAATATTAAAACAGCTTTTGGAAAAGGGCGTGCAATTTAAGGCAATGTCCAGAGACAAAAGTAAATTTAAAAACATAGCAGGAATCAACCGGGTAGAAGGTAATTTTGCAGATATCAGCTCACTGGTTTTGGCCTTTAAAGACGTGGAAAATATTTATGTTGCCATGCCGGCTCATCCTGACAATGAAGTATGGATAAATAATATTATTTCAGCTTCCAAAAAAGCAGGTGTTTTACATATTGTAAAATTATCGGGAATGGGAGTTAGTCCGGATGCAGGTTCTGAAATAATAAGGGTTCATGCAAAAACCGATGATATGTTAATGCAATCAGGATTAGTATATACATTATTAAGATCCAATTCATTTTATCAAAATATTTTTGCATCAATTCCGACAATTAAAAATCAAAGTTCTATTTATTCACCATTGTCAGATTCAAAGCTTAGTTTAATTGATATAAGAGATGTAGCAGCAGTTGCAGTAAAAGCGCTGACAGAAAATGGGCACAACAATAAAATCTATAATCTGACAGGCCCTGAAACACTGAGTTATTATGATATTGCAAAAAAAATCGGATCGGCCATAGGAAAAGATATTACCTACTATCCGATCAGCAAAGAACAGGCAAAATTGTCAATGTTAAAAGCCGGAGTTTCCGAATGGAGAGCCGATAAACTATCGGAAATTCTGGAGTGGTTTGGCAAAGGAGGTTTTGAGGCAATAAGCCCGGATGTTGAATCCGTGCTTAACAGGTCAGCTTATAGATTTGATGAGTTTTTTAATGATTATAAAATAAAATTCAATATTTAACTGAGGATCTTCCATGAATCCGTATCTGGCTTCAATGCGATAAAATCCTCCACCCAGTTTTTCGGTCTTGACCTTTTCAAGATTAGGGCCGATTTGAGTTGGGGAGGTATGCTGAATATTTAAACGCGGCAGGTATCCTGTCTGAATTGCCTGACGGGTGAGAGAAAAGGCGCCGCTGATAACAGCCTGGGAAGCAATTATTGTGGCAAGTGTTGACAGCAAAACCGTTGGAATCATAGCCCATGATGGAACCATGGCATAAAACGGGTGATTACAATCATTGAGCTGATTGTGAAAAGATACCATATAATATATCGGGTATCTTTAAAAAGAATTGAAATACTAACGGTATTTGAAGGGCATCGTCTTTAAAGGCTCGAAGGGCTTGAGGACAATTCAAGTAATAACCATTTATAACGGCTTAATTTCTTTTGATGAAAAATAATAGTAAATCTCTTAAATTACGTGGATGCCTTATTATAATCGGAATCGGTTTGATGGGAATAGGGGGCTCCATTGTTTTTAACAGGTCTTCCTGTACGGAAAATTTTTTAAACACCGGGTTTGATCTTAAAAATATTGCTATAATAAGCAGTATTTGCGGTTATATTTTAACTACCATATTTTCTACCCGGCTTCGGATTCTGCCGGTTTGCGGCCTGGCGGCGGCTTGTCTGGCTTTGTTTATCGGATCATTTGGCGGTGGTTCTATGGGAAGCTGGGGCTGGGTTGTCAATCTGGTTGCAATTATGGTTATAGCACCACTTGCGGCGATCTTATGCATTATTTCCGGCGTTGCTTCTCTTGCAACAATAACAAAAGAATATAAAAACACAAAGAAACCGATTATTTTAACAGGGATAGTTGCAGTTGCCGTTTATATTATTTTATGGATTTTAATCAACACGGTACCGGGTTTAAATGCTGCTGTGGCTTCATTACATAGCGAAGATAAACATGAACGAATCACTGCCGCTAAATTTCTGGCGGATAATAGAGATAAAAGAGCAATAGATCCTTTGATTGAAATGCTGTCTGACCCTGATGGCAAGATAAGGGCTTCAGCAGCACAAATACTGGGTTCTTTTATACTTGCCGGTATGAACAGTGATACCCGTTCAATAAAGCCACTTATCAAAGCCCTTCAGGATGAAGATGTAAATGTGCGTGCTGCCGCAGCCCTTTCTCTTGGGCATATAACGGAGCATCTGAGAAGCGAGGCGGCAGGGTGGCCGGTGGAACATCTTAAAACAGCGCTGAAAGATGATGATGCGTCTGTAAGGGAGGCGGCACAGAAGGCACTTGCGATGATGGAATAATGATGCAATCCAAAAATCAAAAGCCGGTTGCAGGAAGAGATGAAACATCACCAAACTTGGTTGACTGGAAACCTGTGGAAGGTATACCCCCGATGAGTCATGTGGTTACCGGAAACCGTTTAGGTGGGGCCGTTGCTATGCTTGCAGGCCTTCCGTGGGTTTTTCATGCATCCAGGTATCTGCTGGAAGAGATTGAGCGTACCGGCTTTGACTCCGGGCAAATTTTCCTTGTTCTTCTGGTATTTGGCGGACTTTTCTTCACTTTGTTTGGTTTCAGCCAATTCGTTTACCGGGAAGAAACGCTTATCGACAACAAAACGGTAAGGTGGTCCCGGCGTGGCCTGAGTGGTTTTAAAAAGTGGCAAGAATCCCTTTCTTGCTATCGTGGCGTGATAAAAGATTATATGTGTGTAAGCGGCCAAGGTAGCTCCGGTACGAGTTACACTGAATATACTATCTCCCTATATCACGATGAATTGTTTAAACGTGTGCGGCTGTATGAATCACAAAGTACCAAGTCATATCCCCCGGATGAGTGGAACCGCCTCTGGACTCATTATGCTAAATTATTCCGGTTGCCGGTGCTTGATACTGATGGTAAGGATATCACCGCCTCCAGCGTGGAAGACCTTGCGCGGCCGCTACAAGACAAACTAAACGAAGGCAAGATTCAGATGCCCGATATTGACACTGATCAGGCTGAGTTGCCTGCCGGTTTGACCG contains:
- a CDS encoding helix-turn-helix domain-containing protein translates to MSSENFLRYKTLGQLIKDYRQLRKLSQEEFADPIKVSVRQLRRWEAGLSHASVENLQDIANYTGIPMEACISLNADNPIWYSLQKKRVAYTLIEAEFIRINEVLKRYMQSGQDTFLENEQVITEKHIDMIISYHNDAYGIKKPLSKNVFTKAINMLPDVNRIIIDNWGSMAGYVICLPIKIDAYQELKKQKVLEDYLTSEKINDILTIGKGVFFHYSIFSASLSVAYPMMVKNIKYLSEIKQKKEYLTAFHTATVKGEEYFEDMGMKSAWKAADNDHTDINSMPQIFDIELDILINKFSSYINPITVDNPITVDALSPYNKSKNNIDKIKCPNSGCETHDNTTDGNIICNGTYYTKQGEQRHRFKCKKCGISFSSKAGTIFYGLRSPEEKIMKALSLLIKGMSLTNVANVMNVKFDTVRRWLRVAAEQRGKIDAMLIEKLNVSQAELDTLWTYISENSLRKRASHWEKKYNNN
- a CDS encoding HEAT repeat domain-containing protein, with translation MKNNSKSLKLRGCLIIIGIGLMGIGGSIVFNRSSCTENFLNTGFDLKNIAIISSICGYILTTIFSTRLRILPVCGLAAACLALFIGSFGGGSMGSWGWVVNLVAIMVIAPLAAILCIISGVASLATITKEYKNTKKPIILTGIVAVAVYIILWILINTVPGLNAAVASLHSEDKHERITAAKFLADNRDKRAIDPLIEMLSDPDGKIRASAAQILGSFILAGMNSDTRSIKPLIKALQDEDVNVRAAAALSLGHITEHLRSEAAGWPVEHLKTALKDDDASVREAAQKALAMME
- a CDS encoding nitroreductase family protein; this encodes MGLLKIDKSKCKQDGLCAKDCMTAIIRIPEGGGFPYIPDNMESMCRVCGHCVAVCPHGALSHELVPLEKSPAIKDELKINQDQAVQFLRTRRSIRFYHDKGVEKEKIQKLIETARYAPTASNSQLVEWIVISDKSKIHTLAAKTTEWLRQLLKDDPAIAKASPYLYQVIAAWDGGYDPILRKAPTVLVASAPKEALGGATDVVLALSYLELLAPVMELGTCWAGLLNGALTALPSLKEYIGLPKKHPHHFPLMIGYPKAKYYRLPERKQPRITYI
- a CDS encoding SDR family oxidoreductase — translated: MNKILVAGATGNTGSEILKQLLEKGVQFKAMSRDKSKFKNIAGINRVEGNFADISSLVLAFKDVENIYVAMPAHPDNEVWINNIISASKKAGVLHIVKLSGMGVSPDAGSEIIRVHAKTDDMLMQSGLVYTLLRSNSFYQNIFASIPTIKNQSSIYSPLSDSKLSLIDIRDVAAVAVKALTENGHNNKIYNLTGPETLSYYDIAKKIGSAIGKDITYYPISKEQAKLSMLKAGVSEWRADKLSEILEWFGKGGFEAISPDVESVLNRSAYRFDEFFNDYKIKFNI
- a CDS encoding KUP/HAK/KT family potassium transporter translates to MVSFHNQLNDCNHPFYAMVPSWAMIPTVLLSTLATIIASQAVISGAFSLTRQAIQTGYLPRLNIQHTSPTQIGPNLEKVKTEKLGGGFYRIEARYGFMEDPQLNIEFYFIIIKKLIKSIS